In one Gossypium hirsutum isolate 1008001.06 chromosome D09, Gossypium_hirsutum_v2.1, whole genome shotgun sequence genomic region, the following are encoded:
- the LOC107892577 gene encoding alcohol-forming fatty acyl-CoA reductase, with product MKEMIRENDECQNQDMELDNVAKFLQGKTILVTGATGFLAKVFIEKILRLQLNVNKLYLLLRTSNDKFATQRLENEITSTELFRILRDKWGSKFDALISSKVVAVEGDISSENLGLEDSKLREEMRKEIEIVVNSAATTCFNERYDVALGINTFGAFNVLNFGKKCDKIKLFLHISTAYVCGEKAGIILEKRFYMGEILKGTHSINIFEEKRTMEEQLAQLRCHGAPDKAIKSSMKEFGLKRMGLPLVIIRPTMIASTYKQAFPGWIEGVRTFDSFIVSYGKGKLTCFPANPNTIIDVIPVDMVVNAMVVAMKVHYAERHVCETIYHVSSSFRNPLTLSDLRNLFHCYFIKNPWIDANGLRVKIGQLTFFSKANRYLLLMQMKYVLPLKVLYLANILCCQRFKKIYKNLNRKINFAIQLAKLYEPYTFFLGSFNDGNLVELQRVAEEQGIDLVEFNFDSESIEWEAYMMNIHIPGLLKYGIKS from the exons ATGAAAGAAATGATAAGGGAAAATGATGAATGTCAGAATCAAG ACATGGAATTAGATAATGTAGCCAAGTTTCTTCAAGGCAAGACCATATTAGTCACCGGTGCAACAGGATTTTTAGCTAAGG TCTTTATCGAGAAGATATTACGGCTTCAACTAAATGTGAATAAGCTTTATCTTCTTTTGAGGACTTCAAATGATAAATTCGCCACACAACGCTTAGAAAATGag ATCACAAGCACAGAATTATTTAGAATTCTCCGCGACAAATGGGGTTCAAAATTTGATGCCTTGATATCAAGTAAGGTGGTAGCAGTGGAAGGTGATATCTCTTCTGAAAACTTGGGATTGGAAGATTCAAAACTAAGAGAAGAGATGAGGAAGGAAATAGAAATTGTTGTAAATTCTGCTGCCACAACTTGCTTTAATGAAAG GTATGACGTTGCGTTGGGCATCAATACATTTGGCGCTTTCAATGTTTTGAACTTTGGGAAGAAATGTGATAAAATAAAGCTATTTCTCCACATTTCAACCG ctTACGTTTGCGGTGAAAAGGCAGGAATAATATTAGAGAAACGATTTTATATGGGTGAGATTTTGAAAGGAACACATAGCATAAATATATTTGAGGAAAAGAGAACTATGGAAGAACAATTAGCTCAACTACGATGCCATGGTGCTCCAGATAAAGCAATAAAGTCATCCATGAAGGAATTTGGCcttaaaag AATGGGTTTGCCACTTGTTATTATACGCCCCACCATGATTGCAAGCACTTACAAACAAGCTTTCCCTGGTTGGATTGAAGGTGTTAG AACCTTTGATAGCTTCATTGTGAGTTATGGAAAGGGGAAATTAACATGTTTTCCTGCCAATCCTAACACTATTATTGATGTG atACCGGTTGATATGGTGGTAAATGCCATGGTTGTGGCCATGAAAGTTCATTATGCAGAACGTCATGTTTGTGAGACCATTTATCATGTCAGCTCCTCGTTCAGAAATCCCTTAACACTCTCAGATCTTCGAAACCTTTTCCACTgttatttcattaaaaacccaTGGATTGATGCAAATGGGCTGAGAGTGAAAATTGGTCAACTAACATTTTTCAGCAAAGCTAATAGATATTTGCTGCTCATGCAAATGAAATATGTGCTCCCACTGAAG GTACTTTATTTGGCGAATATACTTTGTTGCCAacgtttcaaaaaaatttataaaaatcttaATCGGAAAATCAACTTCGCAATCCAATTAGCAAAACTTTACGAACCTTATACATTCTTCTTAGGAAG CTTTAATGATGGAAATTTGGTGGAACTACAAAGGGTGGCTGAAGAGCAAggcattgatttagttgaatttAATTTTGATTCCGAGAGCATTGAGTGGGAAGCGTATATGATGAATATTCACATTCCGGGCCTtttaaaatatgggattaaatctTAG